In Edaphobacter dinghuensis, a genomic segment contains:
- a CDS encoding DeoR/GlpR family DNA-binding transcription regulator codes for MAAKTHDRANQILHLLLQKGTSSVEDLAVTVNASSASVRRDLIKLEQRGLVHRTHGGVELAGKLTYEPFRFDAAFPLREERFADEKRRIAIAAAAMVAEGDTIALSPGTTTTQVARSLRHREGIHLVTSAVNIGMELSSQPNAKVTLTGGSIRWPGSFSMVGATAFHSIQKLYFDKVFMGATGIHPQYGLTVIESDEALILAEMARHSRQVVAVVDASKLGMISTNKVCEPSQIHTIITDNNIDPELAEQFRSQHIHMIIV; via the coding sequence GTGGCTGCAAAGACACACGATCGTGCAAATCAGATCCTTCATCTGCTTCTACAGAAGGGCACCAGCAGCGTCGAAGACCTCGCCGTTACCGTTAACGCCTCCTCAGCTAGTGTCCGTCGCGATCTCATCAAGCTCGAACAGCGGGGCCTCGTCCATCGCACGCATGGCGGCGTCGAGCTCGCCGGCAAGCTGACCTACGAGCCCTTCCGCTTCGATGCCGCCTTCCCCCTCCGCGAAGAGCGCTTCGCCGACGAGAAGCGTCGCATCGCCATCGCCGCCGCCGCGATGGTCGCCGAGGGCGACACCATTGCTCTCTCACCCGGCACCACCACGACCCAGGTCGCCCGCAGCCTGCGCCATCGCGAAGGCATTCATCTCGTAACCAGTGCGGTGAACATCGGCATGGAACTCTCCAGCCAACCCAACGCCAAGGTCACCCTTACCGGTGGGTCGATCCGCTGGCCCGGCTCCTTCTCCATGGTCGGAGCTACAGCATTCCATTCCATCCAAAAGCTCTACTTCGATAAGGTCTTCATGGGCGCCACCGGCATCCACCCGCAATACGGTCTGACTGTGATTGAGTCCGACGAGGCACTCATCCTCGCCGAGATGGCGCGACACTCACGCCAGGTCGTCGCTGTCGTCGATGCCAGCAAGCTCGGCATGATCAGCACCAACAAGGTCTGCGAACCGTCTCAGATCCACACCATCATCACCGACAACAACATCGACCCAGAACTGGCCGAGCAGTTTCGCAGCCAGCACATTCACATGATCATCGTCTAA
- a CDS encoding copper homeostasis protein CutC: MREIVFELCAENIDACLVARDGGADRIELCSALSEGGLTPSHGLVREAVNRSGLPVHVLLRPRGGDFVYSDAELDVMREDLKHLRLLGASGVVLGVLREDCSVDVKRTRELVEMADTLEVTFNRAFDHTASLEDALEDVIATGCQRVLTSGGERDVVSGGKALARLIEQAAGRIEIAAGGGLRLKNAAAVARITGARHFHGSIRKIVTGPCRSSRDVHDESDPSAHSRFVVESDDVRAMIENLTNA; encoded by the coding sequence ATGCGTGAGATCGTCTTTGAATTATGTGCCGAGAATATCGATGCGTGCCTCGTTGCGCGAGATGGTGGAGCAGATCGGATTGAGCTTTGTAGCGCTCTGAGCGAAGGTGGACTGACGCCGAGCCATGGCTTGGTTCGTGAAGCCGTAAATCGCAGCGGCCTGCCAGTGCATGTGCTGCTGCGTCCTCGTGGCGGCGACTTTGTCTATAGCGATGCGGAGCTCGATGTGATGCGGGAGGACCTGAAGCATCTGCGTCTGCTGGGCGCGAGCGGTGTGGTGCTGGGCGTGTTGCGCGAAGATTGTTCGGTGGATGTGAAGCGCACGCGCGAGTTGGTGGAGATGGCCGACACGCTTGAAGTGACCTTCAATCGTGCCTTTGACCATACTGCTTCGCTTGAAGATGCTTTGGAGGACGTTATTGCGACAGGTTGTCAACGAGTGCTGACCTCGGGCGGCGAACGCGACGTAGTGAGCGGAGGTAAAGCACTCGCGCGATTGATCGAGCAGGCCGCTGGGAGGATAGAGATTGCAGCCGGTGGAGGGCTGCGGCTGAAGAACGCGGCGGCAGTGGCGCGAATAACGGGCGCGAGGCACTTCCATGGCTCGATCCGCAAGATCGTTACCGGACCTTGTCGTTCTAGTCGGGATGTGCACGATGAGAGCGACCCTTCCGCTCATTCGCGGTTTGTCGTTGAGAGCGACGATGTACGCGCGATGATCGAGAACCTGACGAACGCTTAG
- a CDS encoding glycosyl hydrolase family 18 protein: MKSVIFCLLFAASAVFAQTKTLFYMTDQPQSVRDFMEHQSKIDIIVPTWYSVDETGLVYGEPDPSVLRVAKQRHIALFPIVALFDKVKIHTLMTDDKAQTAMIDSLIAACKKNGYDGFQLDFENISWNDRDLLSATVKRIADAFHQQHLQLQIAVVPNAPGYPGHTPFSKWIFSDWRGAFDLKALSQSVDLLCLMTYDQHTRWTTPGPVGGWIWTNENLDYALKSVPKDKLSLGIALYGYHWFTGDPGINEKVQKPNITAEYISATNAQFLRDTYNGQEQWDPVDHTAWFYFYRDQMREWIFYTEKRGFADRYNLAKEQHLQGICAWVLGEEDPAIWSVLPDRASN; the protein is encoded by the coding sequence ATGAAGTCCGTGATCTTCTGCCTTCTGTTTGCAGCAAGCGCAGTCTTTGCCCAGACCAAGACTCTCTTCTACATGACAGATCAGCCACAGTCGGTCCGCGACTTCATGGAGCATCAATCCAAGATCGACATCATCGTCCCCACTTGGTACAGCGTCGATGAGACCGGCCTCGTCTACGGCGAACCCGATCCCTCCGTCCTGCGCGTCGCCAAACAACGCCACATCGCTCTCTTCCCCATCGTCGCGCTCTTCGACAAGGTGAAGATTCACACTCTAATGACCGATGACAAGGCTCAAACAGCGATGATCGACTCCCTCATCGCCGCCTGCAAGAAAAATGGCTACGACGGCTTCCAGCTCGACTTCGAGAACATCAGTTGGAACGATCGCGACCTGCTCTCCGCCACCGTCAAACGAATCGCCGACGCCTTCCACCAGCAGCATCTTCAGCTACAGATTGCAGTCGTCCCCAACGCCCCCGGCTATCCCGGTCACACACCCTTCAGCAAATGGATCTTCTCCGACTGGCGCGGAGCCTTCGACCTCAAAGCTCTCTCCCAATCCGTCGATCTTCTCTGCCTCATGACCTACGACCAGCACACCCGCTGGACGACTCCCGGCCCCGTCGGCGGCTGGATCTGGACCAACGAAAATCTCGACTACGCTCTGAAGTCCGTACCGAAGGACAAACTCTCCCTCGGCATCGCGCTCTACGGATACCACTGGTTCACCGGCGATCCCGGCATCAACGAAAAAGTTCAGAAGCCTAACATCACCGCTGAATACATCAGCGCTACCAATGCCCAATTCCTTCGCGACACCTACAACGGACAAGAGCAGTGGGACCCCGTGGACCACACCGCATGGTTCTACTTCTACCGCGACCAGATGCGTGAGTGGATCTTCTACACCGAAAAGCGCGGCTTCGCCGATCGCTACAACCTCGCCAAAGAACAGCACCTTCAGGGAATCTGCGCCTGGGTTCTCGGCGAAGAAGATCCTGCAATCTGGAGTGTGCTTCCAGACCGCGCCTCCAACTGA